A genomic stretch from Flavobacterium humidisoli includes:
- the mutY gene encoding A/G-specific adenine glycosylase gives MDFHNILIKWYLQHQRDLPWRKTVDPYQIWLSEIMLQQTRVAQGMPYFFSFTQEFPTVKHLAYASEEKVLKLWQGLGYYSRARNLHKTAQYISNDLNGVFPDSYKELLKLKGVGEYTAAAIASFSYNEAVPVVDGNVFRVLARYFDIESDIALPATKKEFAALAQQLMPKDNPAIFNQAIMEFGALQCVPKSPNCTICVFKESCAALQKGKVNMLPVKSKKIKVTNRYFNYLILEDASGNTLVQKRTAKGIWHNLYEFPLLETQSIVDFDEISQTVKNEIFAKYTIISIEDCNESTLIHKLSHQHLHIQFWKIKVKEEVENGVDAQKLKTFPFPIVLYNFIEKQEINC, from the coding sequence ATGGATTTTCATAACATATTGATAAAATGGTATTTACAGCACCAGCGTGATTTACCGTGGCGAAAAACGGTCGATCCGTACCAGATTTGGCTCTCAGAAATCATGCTTCAGCAGACGCGAGTTGCGCAAGGAATGCCTTATTTTTTTTCATTTACTCAGGAATTTCCTACTGTTAAACATTTGGCATATGCTTCAGAAGAGAAAGTTTTGAAACTTTGGCAAGGTCTGGGGTATTATTCTCGAGCTCGTAATCTTCATAAAACGGCTCAATATATATCTAATGACTTAAATGGAGTTTTTCCTGATTCTTATAAAGAGCTTTTAAAACTTAAAGGTGTTGGCGAATATACAGCTGCTGCGATAGCTTCTTTTTCTTATAATGAAGCGGTTCCTGTTGTAGATGGAAATGTGTTTAGGGTATTGGCTCGTTATTTTGATATTGAGTCTGATATTGCACTTCCAGCAACCAAAAAAGAGTTTGCGGCTTTGGCACAGCAATTAATGCCTAAAGATAATCCAGCGATATTTAATCAGGCCATAATGGAGTTTGGTGCGCTGCAATGTGTTCCTAAAAGTCCTAATTGTACGATTTGCGTTTTTAAGGAAAGCTGTGCTGCTTTGCAGAAAGGAAAAGTAAATATGCTTCCTGTTAAGTCAAAAAAGATTAAAGTAACCAATCGTTACTTTAATTATTTGATTTTAGAAGATGCTTCAGGAAACACATTAGTTCAAAAAAGAACTGCAAAAGGAATTTGGCATAATTTATATGAGTTTCCGTTATTGGAAACGCAATCAATTGTTGATTTTGACGAGATTTCTCAAACCGTCAAAAATGAAATTTTCGCCAAGTATACTATTATAAGTATAGAAGATTGCAACGAATCGACTCTTATACACAAGCTTTCACACCAACATTTGCATATTCAATTTTGGAAAATTAAAGTGAAAGAGGAAGTTGAAAATGGAGTAGATGCTCAAAAATTGAAAACTTTTCCTTTTCCTATTGTGTTGTATAATTTTATAGAAAAGCAAGAAATAAATTGCTAA
- a CDS encoding heavy-metal-associated domain-containing protein: protein MKISKILFAAAIAGLAFVSCKKAEDKSLQVVNAEKSTPKEHKPIAAENLQTASFTIDGMTCAMGCAKTIEEELANLDGVDKATVDFDKKTATVSFDKTIQNSESLTKVVQETGDGKTYKVSNFKSLTDQLQ, encoded by the coding sequence ATGAAAATTTCAAAAATCTTATTTGCTGCAGCAATTGCTGGTTTAGCATTCGTTAGCTGTAAAAAAGCAGAAGACAAAAGCCTTCAAGTTGTAAATGCAGAAAAAAGTACTCCAAAAGAACACAAACCTATTGCAGCTGAAAATCTTCAAACAGCAAGCTTCACAATTGACGGAATGACTTGTGCTATGGGATGCGCAAAAACTATTGAAGAAGAATTAGCTAATCTTGATGGAGTTGATAAAGCAACAGTTGATTTTGACAAAAAAACAGCAACAGTAAGTTTTGACAAAACAATCCAAAACTCAGAATCTTTAACAAAAGTGGTTCAAGAAACTGGAGATGGAAAAACGTATAAGGTTTCGAATTTTAAATCGTTAACAGATCAATTACAATAA
- a CDS encoding DMT family transporter, which yields METKQLKWIYLTILSLIWGSSFILIKKGLVGLTAVQVGSFRIIFAALFLLIVGFNSLKKISRRQWKFVAITSLFGTFMPAYLFAIAETQVNSSIVAILNSLTPLNTLILGIIAFGIQFQKRQVLGVFVGLVGCLLLVLSGDSASGTQNYLYVLLVVIATLSYAINVNLIKKYLHDLNSVSITTGNFAVLLLPALIILSTTDISQKIHFAETQHSILFIVILGVLGTGIANILFFKLIQMSSPVFATSVTYLIPIVAFFWGLLDNEFLTPIQSVGAFIILIGVYLSAKK from the coding sequence ATGGAAACAAAACAGTTAAAGTGGATTTACTTGACTATTCTTTCTCTTATCTGGGGAAGCTCTTTTATTCTGATAAAAAAAGGATTGGTTGGTTTAACTGCTGTTCAAGTAGGATCGTTCCGAATTATTTTTGCTGCTTTGTTTTTATTGATTGTAGGTTTTAATAGTCTGAAAAAGATTTCGCGCCGACAATGGAAATTTGTTGCTATAACTTCACTTTTCGGGACTTTTATGCCGGCTTATCTTTTTGCTATTGCAGAAACTCAAGTTAATAGTTCGATAGTTGCGATTTTAAATTCGCTAACGCCATTAAATACTTTGATTTTGGGAATTATAGCATTTGGGATTCAGTTTCAAAAACGACAGGTTTTAGGTGTTTTTGTCGGACTTGTAGGCTGTCTGCTTTTGGTTTTAAGTGGAGACTCAGCAAGCGGAACTCAAAATTACCTTTATGTTTTATTGGTAGTTATTGCAACACTTAGTTATGCGATCAACGTAAACCTGATTAAAAAATATCTTCATGATTTAAATTCTGTAAGTATCACAACAGGAAATTTTGCGGTTTTGCTTTTGCCTGCATTAATAATTTTAAGTACAACAGATATAAGTCAGAAAATACATTTTGCAGAAACGCAGCATTCTATACTTTTTATAGTCATTTTAGGTGTTCTTGGAACAGGAATCGCAAACATTCTTTTCTTTAAACTAATTCAGATGTCATCGCCAGTTTTTGCAACCTCTGTCACATATTTAATTCCGATAGTTGCTTTTTTCTGGGGATTGTTAGATAACGAATTCCTGACGCCAATTCAATCTGTGGGTGCTTTTATAATTTTGATAGGAGTTTATTTGTCGGCTAAAAAGTGA
- a CDS encoding HU family DNA-binding protein: MTKADIVAKISEKLGLEKGDVQATVETFMEEVKTSLETGDNVYLRGFGSFIVKTRAEKTGRNISKNTTIKIPAHNIPAFKPAKVFVEGVKTNNEAK; this comes from the coding sequence ATGACGAAAGCAGATATCGTAGCGAAGATTTCAGAGAAGCTAGGTCTTGAAAAAGGAGACGTTCAAGCAACAGTAGAAACTTTTATGGAAGAAGTTAAAACTTCTTTAGAGACTGGAGACAATGTATACCTTAGAGGTTTTGGTAGTTTTATCGTTAAAACTAGAGCTGAAAAAACTGGAAGAAACATTTCTAAAAACACTACTATTAAAATTCCAGCACACAACATTCCTGCTTTCAAACCTGCAAAAGTTTTTGTAGAAGGAGTTAAAACTAACAACGAAGCAAAATAA
- a CDS encoding single-stranded DNA-binding protein codes for MNGTLNKVMLIGHLGDDVKMHYFDGGNCIGRFQLATNEVYINKTTNEKITSTEWHNLVVRNKAAEICEKYLSKGDKIYVEGRIKSRQWQTEDGTTKYTTEIQVTEFTFLTTKKETAYTKQNQDTESAKNTNFDAPEGLPINDLPF; via the coding sequence ATGAACGGAACATTAAATAAAGTGATGCTTATTGGCCATTTAGGCGATGATGTAAAGATGCATTATTTTGATGGAGGAAACTGCATCGGACGTTTTCAGCTGGCTACCAATGAGGTATATATCAATAAAACGACTAATGAAAAAATAACCTCTACAGAATGGCATAATTTGGTTGTGCGTAATAAAGCTGCAGAGATTTGCGAAAAATATCTTTCTAAAGGAGACAAAATTTATGTCGAAGGAAGGATAAAATCTCGTCAGTGGCAAACAGAAGATGGAACGACAAAATATACGACCGAAATTCAAGTAACGGAGTTTACTTTCCTGACAACTAAAAAAGAAACTGCGTATACTAAACAAAACCAGGATACAGAGTCGGCAAAAAATACTAACTTTGATGCTCCTGAAGGGCTTCCGATTAACGATCTGCCCTTTTAA
- the gldD gene encoding gliding motility lipoprotein GldD: MLNRILSITAILLALTVLSCKNDVLPKPASYLRLDYPEAKYVNFENNCPFAFEMNEDAIIKGEKECGFAITYPKMKATIYLTYKPVNGNIDKLLRDAQKLTYEHVIKADDILEQPYLNPEKKVYGMFYQVDGNAATNSQFYVTDSTKHFLIGSVYFYAKPNFDSIMPAASYVKNDMQRLMETLKWK, encoded by the coding sequence ATGCTTAATAGAATACTTTCAATAACAGCAATTTTGCTTGCTCTAACGGTTTTAAGCTGTAAAAATGATGTTTTGCCAAAACCAGCGAGCTACCTGCGATTAGATTATCCGGAAGCAAAATATGTGAATTTTGAAAACAATTGCCCATTTGCTTTTGAAATGAATGAAGATGCAATCATCAAAGGAGAGAAAGAATGCGGATTTGCAATCACTTATCCAAAGATGAAAGCGACTATTTATTTGACTTATAAGCCTGTAAATGGCAATATTGATAAATTGCTACGCGACGCTCAAAAACTAACTTACGAACACGTTATTAAAGCCGATGATATTTTGGAACAGCCGTATTTAAATCCGGAGAAAAAGGTTTACGGAATGTTTTACCAAGTTGATGGAAATGCCGCGACAAACTCTCAGTTTTACGTTACAGATAGTACAAAACATTTTTTAATAGGTTCTGTTTATTTTTACGCAAAACCAAATTTTGATTCGATTATGCCTGCCGCGAGTTACGTTAAAAACGATATGCAGCGTTTGATGGAAACATTGAAATGGAAATAA
- the pbpC gene encoding penicillin-binding protein 1C — MKNKLKAFFQRIINWIKKNKIKSAIAFLLLLIYYFSIPRTLFKEPYSTVIESKEGELLGAKIARDGQWRFPAQDSVPDKFKKCIVYFEDEYFYKHPGFNPGAMINAFKQNRKAGKVVRGGSTLTQQVIRLSRKGKNRTYFEKLIEIILATRLELGYSKNEILEMYAAHAPFGGNVVGLEMASWRYFGVQSNQLSWAENAVLAVLPNAPSLIYPGKNQIKLLNKRNRLLLKLHQEGIIDKQTYELSIEEPLPQKPYDLPQIAPHLLQRVAKNEEGTRVKTTIDYALQNRVNQIARYYYNQYKQNEVHNLAILVVDVQNRNVISYVGNSPADADHQKDVDIIDAPRSTGSILKPLLYGAMLDDGELLPNTLVADIPTQISGYTPQNFNLTFDGAVPAHRALSRSLNIPAVLMLQEFTVNKFYEELQKFKLKNINKTPDHYGLSLILGGAESNLWDLCRTYANLSSTLNYYTKNQGKYRTNEFSELNYKNDFKPDFGSETNQKNILGAGSIWLTYNAMEEVNRPEGDEAWKFYDSSLKIAWKTGTSFGNRDAWAIGTNSRYVVGVWVGNATGEGRPTLTGVTSAAPILFDVFNLLPRQRWFDTPYNDLAEVEVCRLSGYLAKENCPKIKQWVSKKGKSTKVCPYHRTIHLDKTEQFQVNSSCESIENIVTKNWFVLPPVMAWYYKSQHIEYLPLPPFKEGCEGTQTTTMDFIYPKANSKIYLTKDFNSNVQPVILKVAYSERDKELFWYVDDVYKATTKTFHELPITPTTGTHYITVVDASGNEIRRRIEIVRE, encoded by the coding sequence TTGAAAAATAAATTAAAAGCGTTCTTTCAGCGCATTATCAATTGGATAAAAAAGAATAAGATAAAATCAGCAATTGCATTTCTGCTCTTGCTGATTTACTATTTTTCGATACCCCGAACTTTATTCAAAGAACCTTATTCAACAGTTATAGAAAGCAAAGAAGGAGAGTTGCTTGGAGCAAAAATTGCCCGTGACGGACAATGGCGTTTTCCTGCACAGGATAGTGTTCCAGATAAATTCAAAAAGTGTATTGTGTATTTTGAAGATGAGTATTTCTATAAACATCCCGGCTTCAATCCCGGTGCAATGATCAATGCTTTTAAGCAAAACCGAAAAGCAGGAAAAGTGGTGAGAGGAGGAAGTACTTTAACACAACAAGTAATCAGACTTTCTCGAAAAGGAAAAAACAGAACCTATTTCGAAAAACTAATCGAAATTATTCTAGCGACAAGGTTAGAATTAGGTTATTCCAAAAATGAAATTCTCGAAATGTATGCTGCACACGCACCATTTGGAGGAAATGTTGTGGGATTGGAAATGGCTTCCTGGCGTTATTTTGGTGTACAGTCCAATCAATTATCATGGGCTGAAAATGCTGTTTTAGCCGTTTTGCCAAATGCACCAAGTTTAATTTATCCAGGAAAAAATCAGATCAAACTTTTAAATAAACGTAACCGTCTTTTATTAAAATTACATCAGGAAGGCATAATCGATAAGCAGACGTACGAACTTTCGATAGAAGAGCCTTTGCCTCAAAAACCATATGATCTGCCTCAAATTGCACCTCATTTATTGCAAAGAGTAGCCAAAAACGAAGAAGGAACAAGAGTAAAAACTACAATTGACTATGCATTGCAAAATCGGGTTAATCAAATTGCGAGATATTATTACAATCAGTACAAGCAGAATGAAGTGCATAATCTTGCCATTTTGGTAGTAGATGTCCAGAATAGAAATGTAATAAGTTATGTGGGAAATTCTCCAGCTGATGCAGATCATCAGAAAGATGTTGATATCATTGATGCGCCAAGAAGCACAGGAAGTATTTTGAAACCGCTTTTGTATGGCGCAATGTTGGACGATGGCGAATTACTGCCAAATACTTTAGTAGCAGATATTCCAACGCAGATTTCAGGATACACTCCTCAAAATTTCAATTTAACATTTGACGGTGCGGTTCCAGCGCATCGTGCCTTATCACGTTCCTTGAATATTCCTGCAGTTTTAATGCTTCAGGAATTTACGGTAAACAAGTTTTATGAAGAACTGCAAAAATTTAAATTGAAGAACATTAATAAAACACCCGACCATTATGGTTTGTCATTGATTTTAGGCGGTGCTGAAAGTAATTTATGGGATTTATGCAGAACTTATGCAAACTTATCATCAACATTAAATTATTATACTAAAAATCAGGGAAAATATAGAACCAACGAGTTCTCGGAATTAAATTATAAAAACGATTTTAAACCCGATTTTGGCTCAGAAACCAATCAAAAGAATATTCTAGGTGCAGGATCAATCTGGTTGACCTATAATGCGATGGAAGAGGTTAACAGACCCGAAGGAGATGAAGCGTGGAAGTTTTATGACAGTTCTCTTAAAATTGCCTGGAAAACAGGAACGAGTTTCGGGAATCGTGATGCGTGGGCAATTGGAACAAATTCGAGATACGTAGTTGGAGTTTGGGTTGGAAACGCAACAGGCGAAGGAAGGCCAACTTTAACCGGAGTTACTAGCGCCGCACCAATTTTATTTGACGTTTTTAATTTACTGCCAAGACAAAGATGGTTTGATACTCCTTATAATGATTTGGCTGAAGTTGAGGTTTGTCGTTTAAGCGGTTATTTGGCAAAAGAAAATTGTCCCAAAATCAAACAATGGGTTTCTAAAAAAGGAAAATCGACAAAGGTCTGTCCTTATCATAGAACAATTCATTTAGATAAAACAGAGCAATTTCAGGTTAATAGCAGTTGTGAGAGTATCGAAAATATAGTAACTAAAAACTGGTTTGTACTGCCTCCCGTTATGGCTTGGTATTACAAAAGCCAGCATATTGAATATTTGCCGTTACCACCATTCAAGGAAGGATGCGAGGGAACGCAAACCACAACAATGGATTTTATTTATCCAAAAGCAAACAGTAAAATTTACTTAACCAAAGATTTTAACAGCAACGTACAGCCTGTAATTTTAAAAGTGGCCTATTCTGAAAGAGATAAAGAATTGTTTTGGTATGTAGATGATGTTTATAAAGCAACAACCAAAACATTTCACGAATTGCCTATTACGCCTACAACAGGAACACATTATATTACAGTTGTAGATGCTTCTGGCAATGAAATTAGAAGAAGGATTGAGATTGTTAGGGAATAA
- a CDS encoding gliding motility-associated protein GldE, giving the protein MDPEPSLLFSTNLDANLIIGFVGIFILLFLSAIVSGAEVALFSLSQQDIDDSLNDNPAKGKIISNLLEKPKKLLATLLVANNFFNIGVVILFAYIGQNIFANISSPAFKFTLEVILVTFLILLFGEVLPKVYASRNSIRFAKRVAYPLAFLDKLLSPISLPMRAVTIYFQNKLGKQKSNFSVNQLSQALELTDSEGTSTEEQKILEGIVSFGNTDTKQVMSPRIDIFALEISETFAEIYPKIIKTGFSRIPVYRDNIDQIEGVLFVKDLLPHIDKEEFDWASLIREAFFVPENKKLDNLLKDFQSLKSHLAIVVDEYGGTSGLVSLEDVIEEIVGDISDEFDDENLNFSQIDENNFLFEGKINLKDFYRIVDVDEDVFEARKGEAETLAGFILEILGNFPKKDQKVIFENCIFTVETVDKKRIKQIKVTINKNA; this is encoded by the coding sequence TTGGACCCAGAGCCCAGTTTACTTTTTTCTACAAATCTTGACGCCAATTTAATTATTGGTTTCGTCGGAATTTTTATTTTATTATTTCTTTCAGCAATTGTTTCTGGTGCTGAAGTAGCTCTTTTTTCTTTATCGCAGCAAGACATCGATGATTCTTTAAATGATAATCCTGCAAAAGGTAAAATTATTTCGAATCTACTAGAAAAGCCCAAAAAGCTTTTGGCGACTTTATTGGTCGCAAATAACTTTTTTAATATTGGTGTCGTAATCCTATTTGCTTATATAGGGCAAAATATTTTTGCCAATATAAGTTCGCCAGCCTTTAAATTTACTCTAGAGGTAATTTTAGTCACTTTTTTAATTTTATTATTTGGCGAAGTTCTTCCTAAAGTTTATGCTAGCAGAAACAGTATTCGTTTTGCTAAGCGAGTTGCATATCCGCTGGCATTTTTAGATAAATTGCTTTCTCCTATTAGTTTGCCAATGCGTGCGGTTACCATATATTTTCAAAATAAATTAGGAAAGCAAAAAAGTAATTTTTCTGTCAATCAACTTTCTCAGGCATTGGAGCTTACAGATTCGGAAGGGACATCGACAGAGGAACAGAAAATTCTGGAAGGAATTGTTTCTTTTGGAAATACGGATACAAAACAGGTAATGAGCCCGAGAATTGATATTTTTGCATTGGAAATATCAGAAACATTTGCAGAGATTTATCCTAAAATAATAAAAACTGGTTTTTCGAGAATTCCTGTTTATCGAGATAATATCGATCAGATTGAAGGTGTGCTTTTCGTAAAAGATTTACTGCCTCATATTGATAAAGAAGAATTTGACTGGGCCTCTTTGATTAGAGAAGCGTTTTTTGTTCCTGAGAATAAAAAACTAGATAATCTACTAAAGGATTTTCAGAGCTTAAAAAGCCACTTAGCCATTGTGGTTGATGAGTATGGAGGTACTTCTGGATTAGTTTCTTTAGAAGATGTTATCGAGGAAATTGTCGGAGATATTAGTGACGAGTTTGACGATGAAAATCTAAATTTCTCACAGATTGATGAAAATAATTTTCTTTTTGAAGGAAAAATAAACCTGAAAGATTTCTACAGAATTGTAGATGTCGACGAAGATGTTTTTGAAGCTCGTAAAGGAGAAGCTGAAACATTGGCCGGATTCATTCTGGAAATTTTAGGTAATTTTCCGAAAAAAGATCAAAAAGTGATTTTTGAAAACTGTATTTTCACTGTCGAAACAGTTGATAAAAAGCGTATAAAACAAATAAAAGTAACAATAAATAAAAATGCTTAA
- a CDS encoding ribonuclease E/G, with protein sequence MNKELIIRSSSEAVDFALLKDGKLIELHKEEEKSNFQVGDIFIAKIRKPVAGLNAAFVNVGFEKDAFLHYHDLGPNLASQLKFIKLVSAGKLKDFSLKTFQFEKEIDKDGIITDILSANQSVLVQVVKEPISTKGPRISAELSLAGRFIVLVPFSDRVSISQKIEDKKEKDRLKKLVLSIKPKGFGVIVRTVAEGKNVAELEKDLQNLLGRWSAMCKKLPTAHHPSKVLGELNRASSILRDVFNDTFSGIQIDDEELYHQTKEYLQEIAPSKQSIVKFYQSNDTPIFEKYNIERQIKTSFGRTVSMSKGAYLIIEHTEALHVIDVNSGNRSNKATNQEDTAMEVNMIAAAEIARQLRLRDMGGIIVVDFIDMSNPENRKVLFDFLREEMSDDKAKHKILPPSKFGLVQITRQRVRPEVNIKTREEDPNKHNGEIEAPILIIDKITADLERLLKTHNKVVLNTHPFVAAYLSKGFPSLRSKWFFEHKKWVKIIPRDAYTYLEYHFYDKKGNVISE encoded by the coding sequence GTGAATAAAGAATTAATCATTAGATCTAGTTCTGAAGCAGTAGATTTTGCCTTATTAAAAGATGGAAAACTAATTGAATTACACAAAGAAGAAGAAAAAAGCAACTTTCAGGTTGGTGATATTTTTATTGCCAAAATCAGAAAACCAGTTGCTGGACTTAACGCCGCTTTTGTAAATGTAGGTTTCGAAAAAGATGCCTTTTTACATTATCACGATTTGGGTCCAAATCTAGCTTCTCAGCTGAAATTCATAAAACTTGTAAGCGCAGGTAAATTAAAAGATTTCTCCCTAAAAACCTTTCAGTTTGAAAAAGAGATTGACAAAGATGGCATCATTACTGATATTTTAAGTGCCAATCAATCTGTCTTAGTCCAAGTAGTTAAAGAACCTATATCAACCAAAGGTCCAAGAATAAGTGCTGAGCTTTCTCTTGCCGGAAGATTTATTGTTCTAGTTCCTTTCTCTGATCGCGTTTCTATTTCTCAAAAAATAGAAGACAAAAAAGAAAAGGATCGTCTAAAAAAACTTGTTCTATCGATCAAACCTAAAGGATTTGGTGTTATTGTTCGTACAGTAGCCGAAGGCAAAAACGTAGCCGAATTAGAAAAAGATTTGCAGAACCTGCTAGGCAGATGGTCTGCAATGTGTAAAAAATTACCAACTGCTCATCATCCATCAAAAGTATTAGGAGAGCTTAATAGAGCTTCTTCAATATTAAGAGATGTATTTAATGATACCTTTAGCGGTATTCAAATAGATGATGAAGAGTTGTACCATCAAACGAAGGAATATCTGCAAGAAATTGCTCCTTCAAAACAATCGATTGTTAAGTTTTATCAATCAAATGACACCCCAATTTTCGAGAAATACAATATAGAGAGACAAATCAAAACTTCGTTTGGCCGAACTGTTTCTATGAGTAAAGGTGCTTATCTTATTATAGAACACACCGAAGCTCTTCACGTTATAGACGTAAACAGCGGAAACCGTTCTAATAAAGCGACCAACCAAGAAGACACAGCCATGGAAGTGAATATGATTGCCGCTGCAGAAATTGCCAGACAATTACGTCTGCGTGATATGGGCGGAATAATCGTAGTAGATTTTATCGATATGTCTAATCCCGAAAACAGGAAAGTTTTGTTCGACTTCTTGCGAGAAGAAATGAGCGACGATAAAGCAAAACATAAAATATTACCGCCGAGTAAATTTGGTTTGGTCCAGATTACAAGACAGCGCGTAAGACCAGAAGTGAATATCAAAACCAGAGAGGAAGATCCTAACAAACATAATGGTGAAATTGAAGCTCCAATTTTAATCATTGATAAGATCACCGCTGATTTAGAAAGACTTTTAAAAACCCACAACAAGGTTGTGCTTAATACACATCCGTTTGTGGCTGCATACCTCAGCAAAGGTTTTCCATCATTACGTTCAAAATGGTTTTTTGAACATAAGAAATGGGTGAAAATCATACCTCGTGACGCTTACACGTACTTAGAATACCATTTCTATGATAAAAAAGGAAATGTTATTTCAGAATAA